In Dromiciops gliroides isolate mDroGli1 chromosome 4, mDroGli1.pri, whole genome shotgun sequence, one DNA window encodes the following:
- the ETV4 gene encoding ETS translocation variant 4 isoform X4, which yields MQLPGPCPPLPSSHHPGLLYCLLPQAQVPDSDEQFVPDFHSENLAFHSPTTKIKKEPQSPRTDPTLSCSRKPPLSYHHGEQCLYTSAYDAPRQVTIKSPTHSAPGQSPLQHFPRAERSFLRPPGAAPPNPSHGFIMEHSSIFQQPPELCHSFPSSQGGGGEPPAASYQPQLSEPCLPYPQQNFKREYHDPLYEQAGGGGGSSGGSGHRYPGAGVVIKQEQTDFAYDSDVPGCQSMYLHAEGFPGPSPGDGTMGYGFEKSLRPFPEDVCVVPEKFEGDIKQEGLGAFREGPPYQRRGSLQLWQFLVALLDDPTNAHFIAWTGRGMEFKLIEPEEVARLWGIQKNRPAMNYDKLSRSLRYYYEKGIMQKVAGERYVYKFVCEPEALFSLAFPDNQRPTLKSEFDRPVSEEDTVPLSHLDDSPAYLPELGGPVQPYGPKGGYSY from the exons TAGCTTTCCACAGTCCCACCACCAAGATCAAGAAAGAGCCACAGAGCCCTCGGACAGACCCGACCCTGTCCTGCAGCCGAAAGCCGCCGCTCTCCTACCACCATGGTGAGCAGTGCCTTTATACCAG TGCCTATGATGCCCCCAGACAAGTTACCATCAAGTCTCCCACACACAGTGCCCCAGGACAGTCACCTCTGCAGCACTTCCCCCGGGCAGAAAGGAGTTTCTTGAGACCCCCCGGGGCAGCCCCACCCAACCCCAGCCATGGGTTCATCATGGAACATAG CTCCATTTTCCAGCAGCCCCCAGAGCTATGCCACTCCTTCCCATCCTCCCAAGGTGGGGGCGGAGAGCCCCCTGCAGCCTCCTACCAACCCCAGCTGTCGGAGCCCTGCCTGCCTTATCCCCAACAGAACTTCAAACGGGAATACCACGACCCCCTGTATGAGCaggcgggtgggggtgggggcagcagcgGCGGCAGCGGGCACAGGTACCCAGGGGCAGGGGTTGTGATCAAGCAGGAGCAGACAGACTTCGCCTATGATTCAG aTGTCCCTGGCTGTCAGTCCATGTACCTCCATGCAGAGGGATTCCCTGGCCCCTCCCCAGGCGATGGAACCATGG GTTATGGTTTTGAGAAGTCTCTTCGACCCTTCCCAGAGGATGTCTGTGTGGTCCCAGAGAAATTTGAAG GGGACATCAAACAGGAAGGTCTAGGGGCATTCCGGGAAGGGCCCCCCTACCAGCGCCGAGGCTCCCTACAGCTCTGGCAATTCTTGGTAGCTCTGTTGGACGACCCAACCAATGCCCACTTCATTGCCTGGACAGGTCGAGGGATGGAATTCAAGCTCATTGAGCCAGAAGAG GTCGCCCGGCTCTGGGGCATTCAGAAGAATCGTCCGGCCATGAATTATGACAAGTTGAGCCGCTCACTTCGCTACTATTATGAGAAGGGGATCATGCAGAAG GTGGCCGGCGAACGCTACGTCTACAAGTTTGTGTGTGAGCCAGAGGCCCTCTTCTCTCTGGCCTTCCCAGACAATCAACGCCCGACCCTCAAGTCTGAATTCGACCGGCCAGTCAGCGAGGAGGACACAGTCCCCTTGTCTCACCTGGATGACAGCCCTGCATATCTTCCAGAACTTGGAGGGCCTGTCCAACCTTATGGGCCTAAGGGTGGCTACTCCTACTAG
- the ETV4 gene encoding ETS translocation variant 4 isoform X5 produces the protein MQLPGPCPPLPSSHHPGLLYCLLPQAQVPDSDEQFVPDFHSENSFHSPTTKIKKEPQSPRTDPTLSCSRKPPLSYHHGEQCLYTSAYDAPRQVTIKSPTHSAPGQSPLQHFPRAERSFLRPPGAAPPNPSHGFIMEHSSIFQQPPELCHSFPSSQGGGGEPPAASYQPQLSEPCLPYPQQNFKREYHDPLYEQAGGGGGSSGGSGHRYPGAGVVIKQEQTDFAYDSDVPGCQSMYLHAEGFPGPSPGDGTMGYGFEKSLRPFPEDVCVVPEKFEGDIKQEGLGAFREGPPYQRRGSLQLWQFLVALLDDPTNAHFIAWTGRGMEFKLIEPEEVARLWGIQKNRPAMNYDKLSRSLRYYYEKGIMQKVAGERYVYKFVCEPEALFSLAFPDNQRPTLKSEFDRPVSEEDTVPLSHLDDSPAYLPELGGPVQPYGPKGGYSY, from the exons CTTTCCACAGTCCCACCACCAAGATCAAGAAAGAGCCACAGAGCCCTCGGACAGACCCGACCCTGTCCTGCAGCCGAAAGCCGCCGCTCTCCTACCACCATGGTGAGCAGTGCCTTTATACCAG TGCCTATGATGCCCCCAGACAAGTTACCATCAAGTCTCCCACACACAGTGCCCCAGGACAGTCACCTCTGCAGCACTTCCCCCGGGCAGAAAGGAGTTTCTTGAGACCCCCCGGGGCAGCCCCACCCAACCCCAGCCATGGGTTCATCATGGAACATAG CTCCATTTTCCAGCAGCCCCCAGAGCTATGCCACTCCTTCCCATCCTCCCAAGGTGGGGGCGGAGAGCCCCCTGCAGCCTCCTACCAACCCCAGCTGTCGGAGCCCTGCCTGCCTTATCCCCAACAGAACTTCAAACGGGAATACCACGACCCCCTGTATGAGCaggcgggtgggggtgggggcagcagcgGCGGCAGCGGGCACAGGTACCCAGGGGCAGGGGTTGTGATCAAGCAGGAGCAGACAGACTTCGCCTATGATTCAG aTGTCCCTGGCTGTCAGTCCATGTACCTCCATGCAGAGGGATTCCCTGGCCCCTCCCCAGGCGATGGAACCATGG GTTATGGTTTTGAGAAGTCTCTTCGACCCTTCCCAGAGGATGTCTGTGTGGTCCCAGAGAAATTTGAAG GGGACATCAAACAGGAAGGTCTAGGGGCATTCCGGGAAGGGCCCCCCTACCAGCGCCGAGGCTCCCTACAGCTCTGGCAATTCTTGGTAGCTCTGTTGGACGACCCAACCAATGCCCACTTCATTGCCTGGACAGGTCGAGGGATGGAATTCAAGCTCATTGAGCCAGAAGAG GTCGCCCGGCTCTGGGGCATTCAGAAGAATCGTCCGGCCATGAATTATGACAAGTTGAGCCGCTCACTTCGCTACTATTATGAGAAGGGGATCATGCAGAAG GTGGCCGGCGAACGCTACGTCTACAAGTTTGTGTGTGAGCCAGAGGCCCTCTTCTCTCTGGCCTTCCCAGACAATCAACGCCCGACCCTCAAGTCTGAATTCGACCGGCCAGTCAGCGAGGAGGACACAGTCCCCTTGTCTCACCTGGATGACAGCCCTGCATATCTTCCAGAACTTGGAGGGCCTGTCCAACCTTATGGGCCTAAGGGTGGCTACTCCTACTAG
- the ETV4 gene encoding ETS translocation variant 4 isoform X6, whose protein sequence is MGSSWNIDVPGCQSMYLHAEGFPGPSPGDGTMGYGFEKSLRPFPEDVCVVPEKFEGDIKQEGLGAFREGPPYQRRGSLQLWQFLVALLDDPTNAHFIAWTGRGMEFKLIEPEEVARLWGIQKNRPAMNYDKLSRSLRYYYEKGIMQKVAGERYVYKFVCEPEALFSLAFPDNQRPTLKSEFDRPVSEEDTVPLSHLDDSPAYLPELGGPVQPYGPKGGYSY, encoded by the exons ATGGGTTCATCATGGAACATAG aTGTCCCTGGCTGTCAGTCCATGTACCTCCATGCAGAGGGATTCCCTGGCCCCTCCCCAGGCGATGGAACCATGG GTTATGGTTTTGAGAAGTCTCTTCGACCCTTCCCAGAGGATGTCTGTGTGGTCCCAGAGAAATTTGAAG GGGACATCAAACAGGAAGGTCTAGGGGCATTCCGGGAAGGGCCCCCCTACCAGCGCCGAGGCTCCCTACAGCTCTGGCAATTCTTGGTAGCTCTGTTGGACGACCCAACCAATGCCCACTTCATTGCCTGGACAGGTCGAGGGATGGAATTCAAGCTCATTGAGCCAGAAGAG GTCGCCCGGCTCTGGGGCATTCAGAAGAATCGTCCGGCCATGAATTATGACAAGTTGAGCCGCTCACTTCGCTACTATTATGAGAAGGGGATCATGCAGAAG GTGGCCGGCGAACGCTACGTCTACAAGTTTGTGTGTGAGCCAGAGGCCCTCTTCTCTCTGGCCTTCCCAGACAATCAACGCCCGACCCTCAAGTCTGAATTCGACCGGCCAGTCAGCGAGGAGGACACAGTCCCCTTGTCTCACCTGGATGACAGCCCTGCATATCTTCCAGAACTTGGAGGGCCTGTCCAACCTTATGGGCCTAAGGGTGGCTACTCCTACTAG